A part of Lacerta agilis isolate rLacAgi1 chromosome 7, rLacAgi1.pri, whole genome shotgun sequence genomic DNA contains:
- the LRP12 gene encoding low-density lipoprotein receptor-related protein 12, producing MAPCWSAKGSLAWRSAQLLLLVASCCGNSALAERSENVHISGISTACGDIPEQIKGPSGIITSPGWPLEYPARLNCSWYIRANPGEIITISFQDFDVQGSRRCSSDSLTIGAYKNMENYRVCGSSIPSPYISSQDHVWVRFHSDDSISRKGFRLTYFAGKSSEPSCDCNQFHCANGKCIPESWKCNDMDECGDNSDEEICAKASPPTAASFQPCAYNQFQCLSRFNVYTCIPESSKCDGNLDCLDLGDEIDCGVPTCGQLLKYFYGTFNSPNYPDFYPPGSNCTWLIDTGDHRKVILRFTDFKLDGTGYGDYVKIYDGLEENPRKLLRVLTAFDSHAPLTVVSSSGQIRVHFCADKVNAARGFNATYQVDGFCLPWEIPCGGNWGCYTEQQRCDGYWHCPNGRDETNCTMCQKEEFPCSRNGACYPRSDRCNYQNHCPNGSDEKNCFFCQPGNFHCKNNRCVFESWVCDSQDDCGDGSDEENCPVIVPTRVITAAVIGSLICGLLLVIALGCTCKLYSLRMFERRSFETQLSRVEAELLRREAPPSYGQLIAQGLIPPVEDFPVCSPNQASVLENLRLAVRSQLGFTSIRLPIAGRSSNIWNRIFNFARSRHSGSLALVSSDGDDIANPNANREGERNGSHRNLFSVESDDTDTETERRDTAGAVGGVAATLPQKVPPATAVEAAVVCGASSAQNISSSSDGGREAANVEPPSSSPGRHQFSSALSRMTQGLRWVRFTLGRSSPVSQNQSPLRQLDNGVGGGRDEDDDVEMLIPASDAASDFDANDCSRPLLDLTSEQGQGLRQPYSAAHNGMRSCNRDGPCERCGIVHTAQIPDTCLESALKNETSDDEALLLC from the exons ATGGCCCCTTGCTGGAGCGCAAAAGGGTCCCTTGCTTGGAGGTCAGCGCAGCTCCTGCTCCTCGTCGCCTCCTGTTGTG GAAACAGTGCTCTTGCAGAACGTTCtgaaaatgtgcatatttcaggaatctcaactg cTTGTGGAGATATCCCGGAACAAATTAAAGGTCCAAGTGGGATCATCACTAGCCCAGGTTGGCCTCTTGAATATCCAGCAAGATTGAATTGTAGCTGGTATATCCGAGCAAACCCAGGTGAAATTATTACAATAAG TTTTCAGGATTTTGATGTTCAAGGATCACGGCGATGCAGTTCAGATTCCCTGACGATAGGGGCATATAAAAACATGGAAAATTATAGAGTGTGTGGGTCTTCTATTCCATCTCCATATATATCTTCACAGGACCATGTTTGGGTCAGATTTCATTCAGATGATAGTATATCACGAAAAGGATTCAGACTGACTTATTTTGCAG gGAAATCCAGCGAACCAAGCTGCGACTGTAACCAATTCCATTGTGCTAATGGGAAATGTATTCCAGAATCTTGGAAATGCAATGACATGGATGAATGTGGAGACAACTCTGATGAAGAAATCTGTGCCAAAGCTAGTCCTccaactgctgcttccttccAGCCATGTGCATACAACCAGTTCCAGTGTCTGTCTCGTTTCAATGTTTACACTTGCATTCCAGAATCCTCAAAATGTGATGGAAACCTTGACTGTCTTGATTTGGGAGATGAAATAGACTGTGGTGTGCCAACATGTGGACAGTTGCTGAAATATTTTTATGGTACTTTCAATTCTCCCAATTATCCAGACTTTTATCCTCCAGGGAGCAACTGCACATGGCTGATAGACACTGGGGACCACCGCAAGGTTATTTTGCGTTTCACTGACTTTAAGCTTGATGGTACAGGATATGGGGACTATGTCAAAATATATGATGGTTTAGAGGAGAATCCACGCAAGCTATTGcgtgttttaactgcttttgaCTCTCATGCCCCGCTTACAGTTGTATCTTCTTCCGGTCAAATCAGAGTGCATTTTTGCGCTGACAAAGTGAATGCAGCAAGAGGATTTAATGCTACCTATCAGGTTGATGGCTTTTGTCTGCCATGGGAAATTCCATGTGGTGGAAACTGGGGTTGTTACACAGAGCAGCAGCGCTGTGATGGCTATTGGCATTGTCCAAATGGAAGAGATGAAACAAACTGCACTATGTGCCAAAAGGAAGAATTTCCTTGCTCTCGTAATGGTGCCTGCTATCCACGCTCTGATCGCTGCAACTACCAGAACCACTGCCCCAATGGCTCGGATGAAAAGAATTGCTTCTTTTGCCAGCCAGGAAATTTCCACTGCAAAAATAATCGGTGTGTGTTTGAAAGCTGGGTTTGCGATTCCCAAGATGATTGTGGTGATGGTAGTGATGAAGAGAATTGCCCAGTTATTGTACCCACCAGAGTAATAACTGCTGCTGTCATTGGAAGTCTTATTTGTGGGCTGCTCCTTGTCATTGCCCTGGGATGCACTTGTAAGCTGTATTCTTTGAGAATGTTTGAACGAAG GTCTTTTGAGACACAGTTATCTAGAGTCGAGGCTGAGTTGTTAAGAAGGGAAGCACCTCCTTCCTATGGACAGTTGATTGCTCAGGGCTTAATTCCACCAGTTGAAGACTTCCCTGTTTGCTCACCAAATCAG GCTTCTGTTTTAGAAAATTTGAGGCTAGCAGTGAGGTCTCAGCTTGGATTTACCTCTATCAGACTTCCAATTGCAGGCCGGTCAAGTAATATTTGGAACCGAATCTTTAATTTTGCAAGATCTCGCCATTCTGGATCCCTGGCACTGGTTTCATCAGACGGAGATGACATTGCCAACCCGAATGCTAACAGAGAAGGTGAAAGAAACGGCTCTCACCGAAACCTCTTTTCAGTAGAGTCTGATGATACAGACACAGAAACTGAACGAAGAGACACAGCAGGTGCCGTAGGCGGCGTTGCTGCTACTTTGCCTCAGAAGGTCCCTCCTGCAACAGCCGTCGAAGCAGCTGTCGTCTGTGGAGCTTCCTCAGCTCAGAATATCAGCAGCAGTTCGGACGGTGGAAGAGAAGCAGCGAACGTGGAACCCCCGAGTTCCAGCCCAGGGCGCCACCAGTTCTCTAGTGCACTTAGTCGTATGACTCAAGGGTTACGTTGGGTACGCTTCACTTTAGGGAGATCGAGTCCCGTCAGTCAGAACCAAAGTCCTTTGAGACAGCTTGATAATGGGGTAGGTGGAGGaagagatgaagatgatgatgttgAAATGCTCATTCCCGCTTCTGATGCGGCATCAGACTTTGATGCGAATGACTGCTCAAGACCTCTTCTTGACCTCACCTCAGAACAAGGACAAGGGCTTAGGCAGCCTTACAGTGCGGCACATAATGGGATGCGGTCCTGTAATCGAGATGGCCCTTGTGAGCGCTGTGGAATTGTACATACTGCCCAGATACCTGACACTTGCTTAGAATCAGCACTTAAAAACGAAACTAGTGATGATGAGGCTTTGCTACTTTGTTAA